From one Rhizobium sp. CIAT894 genomic stretch:
- a CDS encoding adenylate/guanylate cyclase domain-containing protein yields MERRLSAILAADVVGYSRLMGIDESGTLQALNRHRCELVDIRISDYKGRIFKLTGDGILAEFQSVVNAVACAAEIQRSMAARNESVPKDERVEFRIGINLGDVVVENGDIFGDGVNLAARLERIASPGGIAVSASVRDQVGSRLNLGFDFIGEHTLKNIRQPVQVYTVTLTPPSSVKLVAQNRNTCFIAVLPFTNMSGDADQDYFSDGITEDIITDLSKISSLHVVPRNTIFTYKGISVKVKRLAQELGVRYVLEGSVRIFGNRVRISGQLIDTANGDHLWAERYDRDLTDIFAIQDEITHAIVGQLKVRLLPEEKKAIASEPTANVEAYTYYLRGRQLSHTWTKSYLQLARRMFCKAVELDPDYARAYAGIADCDAAIRDWAPDDVPLRRILDMSARALALDPDLPEAHASHGLALHQSGYDDRAAAAFERALALDPNLFEANFHYARFFFMHGNFAESVQYFTRAAEIRPDDYVSPIHLMAAYHSLGRAVDRENWARLGLLRAERALNLNPENSGPAHRGALALAHLGDVKRARDWAARAIAIDPNDIVAQYNLACVYSVLGDVDQAIDLLQKLLPHSSVYHIKWFDNDSDLDNIRGDRRFQQLLAAAMTQRERIERTAS; encoded by the coding sequence ATGGAACGACGGCTGAGCGCTATTCTCGCTGCGGATGTCGTTGGCTACAGCCGACTGATGGGCATCGATGAGTCCGGCACGCTGCAGGCGCTGAACCGCCATCGCTGCGAGCTGGTCGACATTCGCATCTCGGACTACAAGGGCCGGATCTTCAAACTCACCGGCGATGGCATTCTTGCCGAATTCCAGAGCGTGGTGAATGCGGTTGCCTGCGCCGCCGAAATCCAGCGCAGCATGGCGGCTCGCAACGAGAGCGTGCCCAAGGACGAGCGCGTCGAATTCCGCATCGGCATCAATCTCGGCGACGTCGTGGTCGAAAACGGCGATATCTTCGGAGATGGCGTCAATCTTGCCGCCAGACTCGAGCGCATCGCCTCGCCGGGCGGCATCGCCGTGTCGGCCTCGGTACGCGATCAGGTCGGCTCGCGTCTCAATCTCGGCTTCGATTTTATCGGCGAACATACGCTGAAGAACATCAGGCAGCCCGTACAGGTCTATACCGTCACCCTGACGCCGCCCTCCTCGGTGAAATTGGTCGCCCAGAACCGCAATACCTGCTTCATCGCGGTGCTGCCCTTCACCAATATGAGCGGCGATGCCGATCAGGACTATTTCTCCGACGGGATCACCGAAGACATCATCACCGATCTCTCGAAGATCTCCAGCCTGCACGTCGTGCCGCGCAATACGATCTTCACCTACAAGGGCATATCGGTGAAGGTGAAGCGGCTCGCCCAGGAACTCGGCGTGCGCTACGTGCTCGAGGGAAGCGTGCGCATCTTCGGCAATCGCGTGCGCATTTCCGGCCAGCTGATCGACACCGCCAATGGCGATCATCTCTGGGCCGAGCGTTACGATCGCGACCTCACCGACATCTTCGCTATCCAGGACGAGATCACTCATGCGATCGTCGGCCAGCTGAAGGTGCGCCTGCTGCCGGAAGAAAAGAAGGCGATCGCCAGTGAGCCGACCGCCAATGTCGAGGCCTATACCTATTATCTACGCGGCCGCCAGCTCTCCCACACCTGGACCAAATCCTATCTCCAGCTCGCAAGGCGCATGTTCTGCAAGGCGGTCGAACTCGACCCCGACTATGCCCGCGCCTATGCCGGTATTGCCGATTGCGACGCAGCGATCCGCGACTGGGCGCCTGACGACGTACCGCTGCGGCGCATCCTCGACATGAGCGCCCGCGCACTCGCGCTTGATCCCGACCTTCCCGAGGCCCACGCCTCCCATGGTCTCGCCCTGCATCAGAGTGGTTATGACGACAGGGCGGCGGCGGCCTTCGAACGGGCCTTGGCGCTCGACCCGAACCTCTTCGAGGCGAATTTCCATTATGCCCGCTTCTTCTTCATGCACGGCAACTTTGCCGAATCGGTTCAATACTTCACCCGCGCCGCGGAGATCCGCCCCGACGATTATGTCTCGCCGATCCATTTGATGGCCGCCTACCATTCGCTCGGCCGGGCGGTGGACAGGGAAAACTGGGCCCGCCTCGGCCTGCTGCGCGCCGAGCGCGCGCTGAATCTCAATCCGGAGAATTCAGGCCCGGCCCATCGCGGCGCTTTGGCGCTTGCCCATCTCGGTGATGTCAAAAGGGCCAGAGACTGGGCGGCGCGAGCGATCGCCATCGATCCCAACGACATCGTCGCGCAGTATAATCTCGCCTGCGTCTATTCGGTCCTCGGCGACGTCGACCAGGCGATCGACCTGCTGCAGAAGCTGCTGCCGCACAGCTCCGTCTACCATATCAAATGGTTCGACAATGATTCCGATCTCGATAACATCCGCGGCGATCGCCGCTTCCAGCAGCTGCTCGCCGCCGCGATGACGCAGCGCGAACGGATCGAGAGGACCGCCAGCTGA